The segment ACCTTTAATCGGTTCATTAAAAACAATTGAGTTTGAGAAGCAAGAGTTAAAGATGACCACCATCCAGCAAGGACGGCGCTCTACAGATCAACGGTTAGCAATCGTTTTACAATCCGGTGCAGTGATTCCTCTCACTCACAATTGGTCAACCAGCAACAATCAGCAATTGTTGCAGCAACGGGATTTGCTCGATCGCTTTATTGCCGACACAACTGCAAAGACGCTGAATATTCGGACACACCGACCTGGACAGCTTTGGGTCATTTTAGCGAGTTTGCTAGCAGGCATGGGAGGATGCGTTGCGATCGCGCTTAAACTCTCCAAAGGGTGATTCTTCTAGTGAGATCGTTTGCCCCACAAGCCAGATTCCGGGAAAACGCGATGGCTAGAAATTAGGGCGGCGGGAGGATTCCATCCCGTCTGGAATTGTGTCAATTTAGAAAGGATTGGTTCAAGAAATTCACTCTGTCATCAATACTTGTAGAGATCTTGTTTAGCGCCTTCACCTTGAGGGCTATGGGGATCTCAACTTAGCGAATTGACAAATTCATCGGCATTTACGCTCAATCCCCATGCTGTCACAGTCGCCTACCCTCGAAGATATTGAAGTTCAACTGCTGTTTGATGGCATTTATCGCTACTACGGCTATGATTTTCGCAACTATGCCTCTTCATCTCGGAGACGAAGAGTGCAAAATTTTATGCAGTCTGAAAGAATCGAGACAATCTCAGCATTACAGGAAAAAGTCTTGCACGATCGCGCCACGCTCGATCGCTTCTTGCTCAACTTGACCGTCAATGTCACCTCTATGTTTCGCGATCCGAGCTTCTTTCTGACCTTCAGAAACGTCGTCTTGCCTATGTTGCGCACTTATCCCTTTATTCGGATTTGGCACGCAGGCTGCTCAACCGGAGAAGAAGTGTATTCCATGGCAATTTTATTGCAAGAAGCAGGCATCTACCATCGCTGTCGGATCTACGCAACCGACACTAATGAGAAAGCATTGCAAGCTGCCAAGACTGGAATATTTTCACTGTCTGCAATGCAAGAATATACGCAGCAATATCTCAAAGCAGGAGGTAGCAAATCATTCTCTGAGTACTATACAGCCGCGTACGAAAATGCGATTTTTCGCGCTTCGCTGCGCGACAACATTGTCTTCTCGCAGCATAATCTTGTGACTGATGGATCATTCAATGAATTCAATGTAATTTTGTGCCGCAATGTCTTGATTTACTTCGATCGTGTCTTACAAAATCGCGTGCATGAGCTGTTTTATCAAAGCCTCTGCCCTTTTGGCATTTTGGCATTAGGACGGCAAGAATCCCTCCGATTTACGGCGTATCACGATCGCTACGAACCCCTTTCAACCTCTGAGAAGCTTTATCGGAGGTTAGACTAATGGCACCTGCTTTGGTGGCGATAGGTACTTCTCTAGGGGGATTATCCGCGCTGCGGACTATGTTAAAAGGGGTACCAGGATGTTTCACAGTGCCGATCGCCATCGTACAGCATCGGGATCAAGGATCGACAGACATGCTCAGCCGGATTTTACAGCAGGAAAGCGCGTTGACCATTTTGGAAGTGGAGGACAAAGAGCCGATTCGCCCTGGATTCGTTTACCTAGCTCCGCCGAATTACCATCTTCTTGCTGAACCTGAGTATTTTTCGCTTTCAATTGATCCCCCCGTTGCTTTTGCAAGACCTTCGATCGATGTCTTGTTCGAGTCCGCAGCAAAGGTTTACGCTCAGTCGGTCATCGGGATCATCTTGACGGGTGCAAATCAAGATGGTTCAGAAGGTCTGGCTCAGATTAAAGCGCAAGGCGGCACGACCATCGTGCAAGATCCTCGTACTGCTGAATGCCCGATTATGCCGGAAGCCGCAATTGCTAAAAGCGCTGTTGATTATGTTCTCCCGTTGCATCAGATTCCATCTATGCTGGTTACTCTCTGCTCCTAACCTCACCCTACTCCCGCTGTTTTAGGATCGTGCCCATGTCGTTGAACAAACCCGTTAACATTCTTCTTGTCGATGACCAACCTGAAAACTTGCTGGCATTGGAAGCGGTCTTAGGCAAGCTCGGGGAGAATCTGATACAGGCATCCTCTGGAGAAGAAGCGCTGCGATGTCTGCTGAATCAAGATTTTGCGGTGATTCTGCTCGATGTCCAGATGCCCGGGATCGATGGGTTTGAAACGGCAAGTTTGATTCGATCGAGAGCGAGATCGCAGCATACGCCAATTATCTTTCTGACGGCTTTTGATTCGAGTGATCACGGGATTTTTCGAGGCTATTCACTCGGTGCAGTGGACTATTTGATCAAGCCGATTAATTCCGACATTTTGGTTTCTAAAGTTGCAGTATTCGTCGATTTATTTAAGAAAACGGCAGCGGTTAAGCTACAAGCAGCGCAGCTTAAGGCAGTCAATGCTGAATTGCGGCGGAGTGAAGAACAGTTTCGCTCTCTATCAGCATCCTCGCCATCTGGAATTTTTGTGATTGATCCGACGGGACAATGTACCTATACCAATCCCCGCTACGACGCGATTTGTGGCAGGTTGGCTGAGAATTGGTGTGAGTGTGTTCACTTAGAGGATCGCGATCGCGCGATTTCTCAGTGGCAGGTCTATCTCGAACAGGGCGGAGAATTTTCCGAAGAATTTCGCCTACACACTCAAGATACGCGCGCGTTGTGGGTACAAGTGCGATCGTGTCCGATGTTTTCCCAAACTGGTGAACCTCAAGGGTATGTTGGCACAATCGAGGACATTACAGAGCGCAAAGAAGCGGAAGCCACCCGTGCTCAAGTCATGCGCGAACAGCTCGCGCGCCAAGAAGCAGAAGTCGCCAATCGCATGAAAGATGAGTTTTTGGCGGTGCTTTCTCATGAGTTGAGAACGCCGCTCAATTCGATGTTGGGCTGGGTACGGTTACTGCGATCGAAACAGTACGACCAGAAAATGATCGATCGCGCCTTAGAAACGATCGAACGCAATGCGGAAACTCAGGCGCAGTTAGTTGAAGATATTTTAGACGTGTCGAAGATTATTCGCGGCAAGCTGCGGCTGAATTATCGGGCGGTGCATCCGATTGCTGTGATTCAAGCTGCGATCGATGCCGTCCGTCCTCAAATCGAGGCAAAATCGATTTTACTCGAAACAGAGTTTGAACCCGATTTACCGAGCCTTTGGGGAGATTCGACCCGATTGCAGCAGATTATCTGGAATTTGCTCACAAATGCGGTGAAATTTACGCCATCCGAGGGACAAATTACCATTCGTCTCACGTTGGATGATGCGAACATGGCGAAAATTGCTGTGATGGATACGGGCATGGGGATTGAGTCAGAATTTTTGCCGCATGTGTTCGATCGCTTTCGCCAAGCAGACAGTACTACGACTCGATCGCATAATGGGCTAGGCTTAGGGCTCGCGATCGTGCGACATTTGGTCGAAATGCATGGAGGAACGATCGCAGCGGATAGTCCAGGAGCAGGATTAGGAGCGACGTTCACGGTGCGATTGCCGCTCTTGAATTCGAGCGAGTTGCAGGATAAATTGCCAGGGGACTCTCTGATGTCAGTAGACACTGCTCAGAAAGTGATCTGGTAAGCTGAGCCGTTAATTTCACTTTGCTAGTCAACGGCATTCATTTTGCGAAGTGGGGAGATGGGGAGCCGCAACTAAGTCGGGAAAATGAATTGGAAGATTGTCGCTCTCGTTTGCGTCCCGCCCTAAACTGGAAGTCCGGGCTAACTGTGCGAAGTGGGTTGAAACCCACTGAAGAAAGTGTTTTCATGGGCTGTCAGTCCCAGAGCGGATTTCGCACAGCTAGTCCCGAATTCATGCCGGAGGGGTGAGCAACGAAGCGAAAGAATGTGCCGAACTGATGTTGAATGACGCCCATCTCCCTATCAGGATGAATTGCGGTGAACGACTACCTTAATCTAAACGTAGCCATGCTCCGCCAAAAAATCCATCGAAACGCGATCGGGCACTTCTGCTCCCGGTTTCTCACCCCGCAAAAACCGCTCTACATATTTTCCTAAAATATCGCCTTCTAAATTCACCCAATCCCCAGGCTTCAGTTCACACAAATTCGTTGCAGCATAAGTGTGAGGAATGACTGCAACGGTAAACCAGGAACCATCCGGCGCACAATTTGCCACAGTCAAACTAATGCCATTGACGGAAATACTCCCTTTCGGCAAAATGTAGCGAGCAACTTGATCACTCTCCGTATTGAAGCGCATCTCCCAAGACGTCGCAGACTCAGCCGCAGAATGAAACGTTCCTACCCCATCCACATGCCCTGTGACAAAATGCCCGCCTAATTTACTGCCGACCCGCAGCGAAGTTTCCAAATTCACCGATTTTGCACTATCTGCCGCGCGTCCGAGAGTTGTACGATTCACCGTTTCCGGAGAAACATCTGCGACAAACCCATCATCGAGAATCTCCGTAACGGTCAAACAAACTCCATCCACTGCGACACTATCGCCGAGTTCTAAACCCTGCAAAATCACCGACATTGCAGACCCCGAAATTTTTACCTGTTCGGGATTGAGAACTGCTAAATGACCAACCGTTTGTACAAGTCCTGTAAACACAAAATTAAGTCCTTATTGACAATAAGATCCCGATCGTCCCCAATCTAATTCGCTGATGTAACGGGAGATTCAGAATTTTTTTGAATCCTATCTAGACATTCAAAGTCAGACGAATTACAGTCTAAAATCACAATAGAGAGTTTAGAGTGGTTTAGCGCTACTTTAATCTTTTCCTCAAGAAAATGATGAAATTTGGAAGTCCTCTTTTATTTTGTCAAATTCTGAAAGGGATGAATTAGGATCTGATCTAAGAACGCACCCGAATGCGATTTCTCGAACGCAATCCTGCTCCCGGAGCGCGATCGATTACGTCTCTTGAACGAAGTTCGTTTTAGACACTTCTCTATCCATTTCGTGATCTCTGGAGATCTAGAGGCTACACCATGATTGAAATGAAGGTTGCAGGCATTGCACTAGAAGCATCCACTCGAAGTCCGATCATTTTGTTAAAAGATGCAACCGATCGACGAGCGCTGCCAATCTATATTGGTCAAGACCAAGCAAAAGCAATTATTAGCGTTCTTGAAGGTCAGACCCATCCTCGTCCTCTGACTCACGACTTAATGGTCAATTTCTTAGAAGCCTGGGAAATAGAGGTCGAGAAAGTCATTATTCACTCATTGCAAGATAATACATTCTACGCGATTTTAGTGACGAAGCAGGGCGAAACCCGGCGCGAGATTGATTCTCGCCCCAGTGATGCGATCGCAATCGCTCTGAGAACGAATAGCCCAATTTGGGTGATGGAAGAAGTCGTGGCAGATGCCTCGATTCCAGTCGATCGAGACGCAGACGAAGCAGAACGTCGCGCCTTTAGAGAATTTATCTCGAATCTCAGCCCGGATGAATTGATCCAACGAGGACGGTTTAGTAGTGGAGAAGCGCAGTAGCTCGTGGACGATCGGCGATTCGGTAAAACTGGGCTTGCGTATTCGGTATTTTCGTTAGGAACAATGCGCTGTCTCTCTTCTGCGTCGGTGATGGAAGCAACCGTGCAAAAAGCGATCGAGCTTGGCATTAACCATATTGAAACTGCACGAGGCTATGGGAAAAGTGAAGAGTTTTTGGGAGCCGCATTGCAAGGTGCGCGCTCCCGCGTTTTTTTGACCACAAAGTTACCACCGAGTTTGGATGCTGATCAAACCGATCGCTGGATTGATGAGTCTTTAGAACGGCTGCAAGTTGATTTTGTCGATAGTTTAGCCATTCATGGGCTGAATACTTGGGAGCATTTGGAATGGGTGAAGGCAGACAATGGCTGCATGAAAGCCGTTCGAGATGCGATCGCTGACGGCAGAGTACGGCATGTCGGATTCTCGACGCATGGCAGTTTAGATGTGATTTTGGCAGCGATCGCGACGGATTTCTTTGAGTTTGTGAATTTGCATTACTCGTTCTTTTTTCAACGAAATGCACCTGCGATCGAGCTTGCTGCTCAAAAAGATTTAGGGATTTTTATCATTTCGCCTGCTGACAAAGCGGGCATGTTACACACACCGCCGCAGAAGTTGACTCAGTTGTGTGCGCCGATGTCACCGCTAGAGATGAACTATCGATTTTTGTTGAGCGATCGACGAATTACGACGTTAAGTGTGGGTGCTGCAAATCCGAATGAATTGAATTTAGACTATCGAACTGGAGCATTGAGTGCAGAAGAACAGCAAGTCTTTGAACGATTGCGCGAAATTCGCGCGCCGGAACAGTGCAGCCAGTGTTATGAATGTTTGCCTTGTCCAGAGGGCATCAATATTCCGGAAGTGCTGCGACTGAGAAATTTAGCAACGGCTTATGACATGCAGCAGTTTGGAGAGTACCGCTATCGGATGTTTGAGAATGCGGGGCATTGGTTTCCAGGGAATAAAGGCAATCGCTGTACAGATTGCGGAGACTGTCTGCCCAAATGCCCAGAGAAGTTAGAGATTCCGAGATTGTTGAGAGAGACACACGATCGCTTAAATGGAAAAGCTGGACGGCGATTGTGGCAGGAATAAGTAAATCTGTATAAACTCCATAGGAATTTTCTGTATCAGAAACTACTTTTACAATCTTTCTGATGAAATTATTACGGTAATCTGACAGTAGTTCAGACACCTCGTTCAGAAAACCTTCCTATGAAATCCTTACTTGTAAAGAATATTAGTCAGGCAAGACGACGAGTGCGATCGCAAAATTTCAGGACGATGGGAAGCTCAATCTATCAGCCTGAATTTTCTTACTCTCAAATCTTCTTATCTTGGATGGGGAGCTTCTTAGGAATTGCAACACTCGCTTATTTATCTGTACATACTCAATATCCTTTAATTGCGGCTCCGTTTGGTGCAACCGCTGTGCTTGCATTTGCTGTTCCGGATAGCCCGCTTGCCCAGCCCCGCAACCTGATTGGTGGTAATCTCATCGGCGCGATCGTCTGCATTACTTTGGTGGGTAGTGTTCTAGATATGTGGATATATGGCAGAATGAAAACGATGTGTTAGAGGGCTGAGTCGAGATGGTCCTAGAACCTGTTCAATGTCCCGATTGCCAGAGTGTGGATGTCGTTAAGCATGGTCGCAGTGCTGCTGGAAAACAACGGTATTGTTGCCGTAACTTAGAGTGTTCGAGACGATCATTTATCTTGAACTTTAGCTATCGAGGACGACTGCCTGAAGTCAAAGCGCAAATCAGCGACATGGCAATCAACGGCAGTGGTATTCGTGATACCGCCAGAGTGTTGAAGATTAGCCCAACGACTGTGATTGAAACGCTGAAAAAAAGTCAAGTCAACTTGAACAAGTAAACATAAGTCTGCTCGAACAGCACCAACCGGATAACACTGCAGTCATGGTCGTCAGAGTCGAGGCGGCGGAGATGGACGAGATGTGGAGTTTTGTCGAGTCAAAGCAGCATCAACGATGGTTGTGGCACGCGATTGACCATCAAACTGGAAAAGTCCTTGCCTATGTGCTAGCCACCCATGAAGACTCAGCTCTTAAGCAACTTCAGCAACTGTTAGCTCCTTTTTCGATTCAACGGTTTTACACCGATAGTTGGGGAGCTTACTTGCGATTGCTAGATGAGCAGCACCATACGGTTGGCAAAGCCAACACACAGCGCATTGAGCGGAAACATCTAACTTTGAGAACTCGGATCAAGCGGCTTGCCAGAAAGACGATCTGTTTTTCCAAGACTGAGAAGATGCATGATACTGTGATTGGATTATTCATCAATCGTCATGAGTTCGGGCGAGCAGTATAACGTTATGCCCACACATCTAGAACACTACCACTTTGGTGTATGCCTTCGGCACAGCGCCTTGGGTGATGGCACTTGCCGTTGCAACTGCAATTAAACTGATGCAGTTAACAAAAACGCTGCATCCTCCGGGAGGTGCTGTGGCGCTAGTTGGTGTGATGAGCGAGGCTTCATGGGATTTTTTGTTGACTCCCGTACTGACAGGCTCGATTGTCATTTTGCTCTGTACGATCGCATTCAATAATCTAGTTCCCGGAAGACCCTATCCTAAACACTGGCTTTGACCTTAGCTTTGTTGGGGCTTGAGAACTTTGGCTTTTCAAGTACAGTCGGAGTTCTCACCCCAAGCAATCCTCAACGCTGAAATCCTTTCGCTTTCTTCGCTGCTTTCTCCTTCGATTTTGTTTTACTAACCTCAGCTAGTGCTTCTTGAAATAGATTGTGCAAGTGAATCGGAACACTCGCTATATCAGGCAACGTTGGTTCTAAAGGTTTACGATGCATCTGAAGTAAGGGATCTAAATCTCGCTCCAAGTTAAACGGCAGTCCCGTGTAGTCCTGCAATACTTTCTCTAACTGAGTCGGATACTGTTCAGCAAATCGATGCCACACAAACGCATTGATTTCAGCATCATTGAGATATTTCTGAACCAAGGCTTCCGCCCCTTTCACACTTTTCCAATCTTCTGCTTTTAGTAGCGCCTCAAATTGTGTGTAAGTGGTGAGCAATATCTGCCCCCATCGTGGATGAGCTAGAACTGTTACTTCTTCAGCTTTTTTCAAATCAGGTGGCAGTTCGACGTGCGGGGCTGCCATCTTAGCAGCCGTTTTGTTTTGTAGCATTTTGGCAGCCGATTCTGCATCTAATCCCATTGCTTCTGCCATTTCAGCAAGTTCTTCATCACTCACGCCTGCTTCTTGCGCAAGTTCTGTGATGGACTTGTCTTTATCGAGTCCAACTTCATCGAGTCGTCGCTGTGTGAGAAACTCTTGAAACTCAGAAATTTTCTTGCTCAGATGGTAGCCCGACAAGGTTATCTGTTCACTTCCAAAAAAGTCGAGAAAGTCCTGGTGATAGCGTTCTACTGACTTCCAAGCTTCTTCTAGTAACTCAGGTGCATCGCCGTAAAGATCAGATTTATAGTTTTGGCGAAAATTTCCGATCGCGACTGCTAGCTTTGGCTTTCCGAGCTTTCCTAGCTGAGTAAACGGACTAAAAAACGTCCAGTACTCTTCCACAGGTGCAATGCGTGTTGTGAGCATTTCTCCGAGTTTGAGCCGCGACATTGCATTTTGCGTGTCTTCATCATTCGGCTTCACGATATATAGCTTAGTCGTGAGCCAATTCATTAATTTGAAACCATCCGGTAAGATTTCT is part of the Leptolyngbya boryana PCC 6306 genome and harbors:
- a CDS encoding IS1 family transposase (programmed frameshift), which gives rise to MVLEPVQCPDCQSVDVVKHGRSAAGKQRYCCRNLECSRRSFILNFSYRGRLPEVKAQISDMAINGSGIRDTARVLKISPTTVIETPEKKSSQLEQVNISLLEQHQPDNTAVMVVRVEAAEMDEMWSFVESKQHQRWLWHAIDHQTGKVLAYVLATHEDSALKQLQQLLAPFSIQRFYTDSWGAYLRLLDEQHHTVGKANTQRIERKHLTLRTRIKRLARKTICFSKTEKMHDTVIGLFINRHEFGRAV
- a CDS encoding CheR family methyltransferase; amino-acid sequence: MLSQSPTLEDIEVQLLFDGIYRYYGYDFRNYASSSRRRRVQNFMQSERIETISALQEKVLHDRATLDRFLLNLTVNVTSMFRDPSFFLTFRNVVLPMLRTYPFIRIWHAGCSTGEEVYSMAILLQEAGIYHRCRIYATDTNEKALQAAKTGIFSLSAMQEYTQQYLKAGGSKSFSEYYTAAYENAIFRASLRDNIVFSQHNLVTDGSFNEFNVILCRNVLIYFDRVLQNRVHELFYQSLCPFGILALGRQESLRFTAYHDRYEPLSTSEKLYRRLD
- a CDS encoding bifunctional nuclease family protein, coding for MIEMKVAGIALEASTRSPIILLKDATDRRALPIYIGQDQAKAIISVLEGQTHPRPLTHDLMVNFLEAWEIEVEKVIIHSLQDNTFYAILVTKQGETRREIDSRPSDAIAIALRTNSPIWVMEEVVADASIPVDRDADEAERRAFREFISNLSPDELIQRGRFSSGEAQ
- a CDS encoding aldo/keto reductase yields the protein MDDRRFGKTGLAYSVFSLGTMRCLSSASVMEATVQKAIELGINHIETARGYGKSEEFLGAALQGARSRVFLTTKLPPSLDADQTDRWIDESLERLQVDFVDSLAIHGLNTWEHLEWVKADNGCMKAVRDAIADGRVRHVGFSTHGSLDVILAAIATDFFEFVNLHYSFFFQRNAPAIELAAQKDLGIFIISPADKAGMLHTPPQKLTQLCAPMSPLEMNYRFLLSDRRITTLSVGAANPNELNLDYRTGALSAEEQQVFERLREIRAPEQCSQCYECLPCPEGINIPEVLRLRNLATAYDMQQFGEYRYRMFENAGHWFPGNKGNRCTDCGDCLPKCPEKLEIPRLLRETHDRLNGKAGRRLWQE
- a CDS encoding HPP family protein: MYAFGTAPWVMALAVATAIKLMQLTKTLHPPGGAVALVGVMSEASWDFLLTPVLTGSIVILLCTIAFNNLVPGRPYPKHWL
- the ribE gene encoding riboflavin synthase, with the protein product MFTGLVQTVGHLAVLNPEQVKISGSAMSVILQGLELGDSVAVDGVCLTVTEILDDGFVADVSPETVNRTTLGRAADSAKSVNLETSLRVGSKLGGHFVTGHVDGVGTFHSAAESATSWEMRFNTESDQVARYILPKGSISVNGISLTVANCAPDGSWFTVAVIPHTYAATNLCELKPGDWVNLEGDILGKYVERFLRGEKPGAEVPDRVSMDFLAEHGYV
- a CDS encoding chemotaxis protein CheB, whose translation is MAPALVAIGTSLGGLSALRTMLKGVPGCFTVPIAIVQHRDQGSTDMLSRILQQESALTILEVEDKEPIRPGFVYLAPPNYHLLAEPEYFSLSIDPPVAFARPSIDVLFESAAKVYAQSVIGIILTGANQDGSEGLAQIKAQGGTTIVQDPRTAECPIMPEAAIAKSAVDYVLPLHQIPSMLVTLCS
- a CDS encoding HPP family protein, which produces MKSLLVKNISQARRRVRSQNFRTMGSSIYQPEFSYSQIFLSWMGSFLGIATLAYLSVHTQYPLIAAPFGATAVLAFAVPDSPLAQPRNLIGGNLIGAIVCITLVGSVLDMWIYGRMKTMC
- a CDS encoding sensor histidine kinase, translated to MSLNKPVNILLVDDQPENLLALEAVLGKLGENLIQASSGEEALRCLLNQDFAVILLDVQMPGIDGFETASLIRSRARSQHTPIIFLTAFDSSDHGIFRGYSLGAVDYLIKPINSDILVSKVAVFVDLFKKTAAVKLQAAQLKAVNAELRRSEEQFRSLSASSPSGIFVIDPTGQCTYTNPRYDAICGRLAENWCECVHLEDRDRAISQWQVYLEQGGEFSEEFRLHTQDTRALWVQVRSCPMFSQTGEPQGYVGTIEDITERKEAEATRAQVMREQLARQEAEVANRMKDEFLAVLSHELRTPLNSMLGWVRLLRSKQYDQKMIDRALETIERNAETQAQLVEDILDVSKIIRGKLRLNYRAVHPIAVIQAAIDAVRPQIEAKSILLETEFEPDLPSLWGDSTRLQQIIWNLLTNAVKFTPSEGQITIRLTLDDANMAKIAVMDTGMGIESEFLPHVFDRFRQADSTTTRSHNGLGLGLAIVRHLVEMHGGTIAADSPGAGLGATFTVRLPLLNSSELQDKLPGDSLMSVDTAQKVIW